In the Hordeum vulgare subsp. vulgare chromosome 7H, MorexV3_pseudomolecules_assembly, whole genome shotgun sequence genome, one interval contains:
- the LOC123412603 gene encoding uncharacterized protein LOC123412603 codes for MKREVIIMADTIDAAAEEILGILESMSKQLQSIYFDGWFRLGASSALRVVAQHLKSSAAQEMKSDKVLHVDCSLWQSMRALQKAVAEELELPQSVMAIFNQHDEEDDFNGIDQCSRGVIKDVREEIFRRLAGSSFIVIFHNGSSHYIDLYDCGIPVTTFLSNKVLWTWGGGFRLRGNLKGWDSIDFQRNTHMVPLAELDHALQEEAADVANRMGILDPDTIVECFQYVWKQRCAGQIDWGMHASNYWVCDGIIQGQGGTCAWEVGDGLFRNINLDWIEEYNYIGHVCISDYDDRWVLATHQDLLHDGIGVLPPEATSFFLLPEKSEGRVVLPAVMFPYNNRLHVLHLSWCTFSFTSPPFLCCRHLRFLLLDHCTDIKEEIQSNSQNRSCFQKLWVFDLRYTDWYSKTTMGLMDELRELNVERVKDWMSIVDICGSRSSLVKFRVAPDPDSPQEIIMHRQLTNLSSAIHLKTVILENCVGLEQVVPDVLPPLVESFSFILTDAAIPKISSISFRGLGKLKSVFLRGMMENLLELDLSGSAVKSLDLREVVALNLKQLIMMGCDKLKAIQWPSSDERTKKLEVLRIDTLRPASSGHANWEEKAKETSGATRSSCFVAVEVMDARLLRSLKPIRECFYRFGIGHMEMSSSPASSVVGGGSECGQGIRNPNQYLYARDIFIEDHLQAVAANEGLIEWIWDGPSDLAVDRFKHWYVHIQDEEEMKNGLLLQLQQQQDRTKYNSIGGALLPFWLCYGARTLHVHDSLYNTSIPSTRNSHWPQLEECRVERCPKLSFVFATPIKSEDGSNKSDTVGRFPQLTTFWASQLSMARYIWNWSTIQLSGEDSFQHLEFLHLDYCPRLIHVLPLSVHMTTLRHLATLEVVCCGDLMEIFPLDPTERQEKQTIINFPELKRIHLHDLPRLQHICGGKMFAPKLETIKTRGCWNLGRLPAVARSCPEVDCEKEWWDNLQWDEGDANHHPSLYKLCHSMYYKKAQLPRGTVLM; via the exons ATGAAGAGG GAAGTTATCATCATGGCAGATACCATCGATGCTGCTGCAGAAGAAATACTAGGTATTCTTGAGAGTATGAGCAAACAACTACAAAGTATCTACTTCGATGGCTGGTTTCGACTCGGGGCATCCTCTGCTCTGAGAGTGGTAGCCCAACACCTGAAAtcatcagctgctcaagaaatgAAATCTGACAAGGTGCTCCATGTTGATTGCTCATTGTGGCAAAGCATGAGGGCCTTGCAAAAGGCTGTTGCTGAAGAGCTAGAGCTTCCCCAGTCGGTGATGGCCATCTTCAATCAGCACGACGAGGAGGATGACTTCAATGGGATAGACCAATGCTCCAGAGGGGTGATAAAAGATGTCAGAGAGGAGATCTTCAGAAGGCTTGCTGGCAGTTCATTTATTGTGATTTTTCACAATGGGAGCAGCCACTACATTGATTTATACGACTGTGGTATCCCTGTAACAACATTTTTGAGTAACAAGGTGTTGTGGACCTGGGGCGGGGGCTTTCGGCTACGTGGAAATCTAAAAGGTTGGGATTCAATTGACTTTCAGCGAAATACTCACATGGTCCCTTTAGCAGAGCTCGATCATGCATTGCAGGAAGAGGCCGCAGATGTTGCCAACCGCATGGGTATTCTTGATCCTGACACCATAGTTGAGTGCTTCCAGTATGTATGGAAACAAAGATGTGCTGGCCAAATTGACTGGGGGATGCATGCTTCAAACTATTGGGTATGTGATGGGATTATACAAGGTCAAGGTGGTACATGCGCATGGGAGGTTGGTGATGGTCTGTTTAGAAACATAAACTTGGATTGGATTGAGGAATATAATTACATTGGTCATGTTTGCATTTCCGATTATGATGATCGCTGGGTTTTAGCCACACATCAAGACCTGCTACATGATGGCATTGGAGTGTTGCCTCCTGAGGCGACATCCTTCTTCCTCCTACCAGAAAAATCCGAGGGTAGGGTGGTATTACCAGCTGTCATGTTCCCATACAACAATAGGCTTCACGTCTTACATCTATCTTGGTGCACCTTCAGTTTTACATCTCCTCCCTTCCTCTGTTGCCGCCACCTAAGATTCCTCTTGCTGGACCATTGCACAGATATCAAAGAGGAGATCCAAAGCAACAGCCAAAACAGATCATGCTTCCAAAAGCTATGGGTGTTTGACCTAAGGTATACAGACTGGTACTCAAAAACAACGATGGGTCTAATGGATGAACTGAGGGAGCTGAATGTGGAGAGGGTCAAGGATTGGATGAGCATAGTTGATATATGTGGTAGTAGAAGTAGCCTTGTAAAGTTCCGAGTAGCACCTGACCCGGACAGTCCACAAGAAATAATCATGCACCGGCAACTCACTAACCTGTCCAGTGCCATCCACCTTAAGACAGTCATCCTTGAAAATTGTGTTGGATTGGAACAAGTTGTCCCAGATGTTCTGCCCCCACTGGTCGAGTCATTTAGTTTCATCCTCACTGATGCTGCCATTCCTAAGATATCAAGCATCTCCTTTCGAGGCCTCGGCAAATTGAAGAGTGTGTTTCTAAGGGGCATGATGGAGAATCTCCTGGAGCTGGACCTCTCAGGCTCAGCAGTGAAGAGCCTCGACCTCAGAGAAGTGGTAGCACTGAACCTCAAGCAGCTCATCATGATGGGTTGTGACAAGCTGAAAGCAATACAATGGCCTTCAAGTGACGAAAGGACGAAGAAGTTGGAGGTGTTGCGCATCGACACCCTCCGACCTGCATCATCTGGCCATGCTAATTGGGAAGAAAAGGCCAAGGAGACTAGTGGTGCTACAAGATCATCATGTTTTGTTGCAGTTGAGGTAATGGATGCAAGGCTCCTTAGGTCTCTAAAGCCCATCAGAGAATGTTTCTATAGGTTTGGAATTGGACATATGGAGATGTCTTCATCACCTGCAAGtagtgttgttggtggtggtagcGAATGTGGCCAAGGAATTAGAAATCCTAATCAATATTTATACGCAAGAGATATCTTCATTGAGGACCACCTGCAGGCCGTTGCTGCTAATGAAGGTTTAATTGAGTGGATCTGGGATGGCCCGTCTGACCTTGCTGTTGATCGATTCAAGCACTGGTATGTCCACATACAAGATGAAGAGGAGATGAAAAATGGGTTGTTGTTGCAGCTGCAGCAGCAACAGGACAGAACCAAATACAATAGTATTGGCGGTGCTTTACTCCCTTTTTGGCTGTGTTACGGAGCTAGGACGTTGCATGTGCATGATAGCTTATACAACACTAGCATCCCTTCCACACGAAATTCACATTGGCCCCAGCTTGAAGAGTGCCGGGTTGAGAGGTGCCCCAAGCTAAGCTTTGTCTTTGCTACTCCCATAAAAAGTGAGGATGGAAGTAATAAGAGTGATACAGTTGGACGCTTTCCTCAGTTGACAACATTTTGGGCATCCCAACTCTCAATGGCACGCTACATCTGGAACTGGAGTACAATACAACTATCTGGTGAAGATTCCTTCCAACACCTAGAATTCTTGCACCTAGACTATTGCCCCAGGCTCATACATGTGCTCCCCTTATCCGTGCATATGACTACCTTGCGTCACCTAGCGACCTTGGAGGTCGTGTGCTGTGGCGATCTCATGGAGATCTTCCCTTTAGACCCTACTGAGCGCCAAGAGAAGCAAACTATTATAAATTTCCCTGAGCTGAAGCGCATCCACCTACACGATCTCCCCAGGCTGCAGCACATCTGTGGGGGTAAGATGTTTGCGCCAAAGCTCGAGACTATCAAAACAAGGGGCTGCTGGAACCTCGGGCGCCTGCCCGCCGTTGCAAGGTCATGCCCCGAGGTAGACTGTGAGAAGGAATGGTGGGACAATTTGCAGTGGGACGAGGGTGACGCAAACCACCACCCTTCACTCTACAAGCTTTGCCACTCGATGTACTACAAGAAGGCCCAGCTGCCGAGAGGCACCGTGCTAAT GTAA